The stretch of DNA GCGACACCACCCCTCAAGATGGCGAGTCTACCAATTTCTCCACGTGGCCGAAATGTCTGTAAACAAAAAAAGCTATCCGAAAAACGAATAACTTTCTTGTGACCCCGCTGGGGCTCGAACCCAGGACCCCTACATTAAAAGTGTAATGCTCTACCAGCTGAGCTACGGAGTCTGCTTATAAGGAAATGATTAGTGACCCCGCTGGGGCTCGAACCCAGGACCCCTACATTAAAAGTGTAATGCTCTACCAGCTGAGCTACGGAGTCAAATCATTTCCTTATTGCGGGTGCAAATATAAGACGTTAATTTTATATTTCAATGGTTTTTTTCTTATAAATTTGCTTTTTTTTACAAATTAATTTTTAACTGCTTTATTTATAGGAGTTTATTTATATATGAAAATAGTGTTAGTTGGTTATATGGGTTCGGGTAAGTCTACAATTGGAAAAGAAATTTCTAAAATTGTAGGAATTCCCTTTTATGATTTAGATGAGGTTATCGAAAAAAGAGAACAAACTTCTATTAAAAATATTTTTGAAACTAAGGGTGAAATCTATTTTAGAAAAATAGAACATGAAATATTAAATGATTTTTTAGAAGGTAACGATGATTTTATATTAGCATTAGGTGGCGGAACACCATGTTATGCAAACAACCACGTTTTTCTTCAAAATAAGGACATTTCATCGTTTTATCTTAAAATGTCTGTAGAAGCTTTGGTTTCTCGTCTTAAAAACGAAAAAGAAAAACGTCCGATTATTGCAAATTTATCAAATGATGAGTTAGATGAATTCGTGAGAAAACATCTATTTGATAGAAATTACTATTATTTACAATCAAAACATATCATTTCAACTGAAAATAAAAGCGTAAAAGAAATTAGTGATGAAATAATCGCTACTTATTCTAAGTAAGCAAAAGCATTAGACTCTTCGAAAACTACTTGTACATGTTCGTGTAAAGAAGTAGATAAAGAAATTCCTTTAAAATCGGCTTTAACGGGATATTTTTTATGGTTTCTATCCACTAAAACAGCCGTTTTAAATTTACTAAGTGGTACATCTAAAAAATGTTTAACTCCGTAGATTAATGTTGTGCCTGAATTTAAAACATCGTCTATTAAGACTAATCCTTTGTTTTTATATTGCTCAATAGAAATCGAAGTTGTGACTTCTTCTTGCGGTTTTTGTTTGTTTATTTTTACTTCACAAAGTGTAATTTTTAAATCGCTAATAATTGAAAGTTCAGTTGCAATTTTTTCTGCAAATTGGTAGCCATTTGAAGCGATTCCAGCCAATATAATTTCATTTTCATCTACAAAAGTCTCATAAATTTGGTAACTAATTCTTTTAGAGATATGTGCTATTTGTTCTTGGGTTAAAATTATATTTTGCATAGTAGTGTTGTTATTTTTTTTCAAAGATAAAAAAGAGTTCCTTTCCTTCTCTTGGTTTTATAGAATTATATGAATTTTCTAATTTCTTTATTTTAAATAATTCACCGAATAAATCTAAATATTCTTCTTTAGAGCCTCCAAAAGGTGGTCCAACTTCGGTTAGAGGGAAATCGAAAAGTAATCCACTAATTTTTCCTTTCTCAGTCAATAATTCATACATTTTTACTACATATTCTTTTCTTAATACGGGATTTAAAGCACAAAAAAATGTTTGCTCAATTATCAAATCAAAAGAATCTTCAAGTTCAAAGAAGTTTTTGTGAATGAAATGATTTTCAAATTTTGGATTTCTTTGTTTTAAGTTTTCCAAAGGCTGTTGAGCAATATCGATTACCCATACATTATAAAACCCTTCCGATACCAAATAATCAAACTCGTATCCGTTTCCCGCACCAGGAATTAATATTCTTATTGATTTGTCAGTTAATTGATCAATATAATCCTTAAGTGGAGTTGTAATACTTCCAGCGTCCCAACCAGTTTCATTATTCAAATAACGTGCTTCCCAGTATTCTTTATTCAGTTTCATTTTCTTCTAAATTATCGTCATCTAAATAATCATAAATGTCTCTACGATCTTTTTTAGTTGGTCTTCCAGTTCCTTTAGCTCGGTAATGTTCTTTGCTTAATTTTAATAGTTCTAAATGTTCGAAAGCTTCGGCTGGAGTTTCATCTTTTCTATAAATGTCTACTAATTTTGGACCAACACGATTAAGTGGAATATCTAAAACTTTTATTACGTAGTTAATTTGGTCTTTTCTTAAGACAATTTTGTCCATTGGAAATACTTCTCGAGATGCTTTTGCAGTTTGTCCATTTACCGAAACATGCCCTTTTTTAATAGCCTCTGTAGCAATACTTCTCGTTTTAAAATAACGAACACACCATAAATATTTATCAATTCTCATTTTAAAAACAAAAAACAATGTTAATATCCATACAAAAATACAGGAAAATTGTATCTTGCGCCTAT from Flavobacterium haoranii encodes:
- a CDS encoding shikimate kinase, which gives rise to MKIVLVGYMGSGKSTIGKEISKIVGIPFYDLDEVIEKREQTSIKNIFETKGEIYFRKIEHEILNDFLEGNDDFILALGGGTPCYANNHVFLQNKDISSFYLKMSVEALVSRLKNEKEKRPIIANLSNDELDEFVRKHLFDRNYYYLQSKHIISTENKSVKEISDEIIATYSK
- a CDS encoding phosphoribosyltransferase family protein, with product MQNIILTQEQIAHISKRISYQIYETFVDENEIILAGIASNGYQFAEKIATELSIISDLKITLCEVKINKQKPQEEVTTSISIEQYKNKGLVLIDDVLNSGTTLIYGVKHFLDVPLSKFKTAVLVDRNHKKYPVKADFKGISLSTSLHEHVQVVFEESNAFAYLE
- a CDS encoding methyltransferase domain-containing protein, with product MKLNKEYWEARYLNNETGWDAGSITTPLKDYIDQLTDKSIRILIPGAGNGYEFDYLVSEGFYNVWVIDIAQQPLENLKQRNPKFENHFIHKNFFELEDSFDLIIEQTFFCALNPVLRKEYVVKMYELLTEKGKISGLLFDFPLTEVGPPFGGSKEEYLDLFGELFKIKKLENSYNSIKPREGKELFFIFEKK
- a CDS encoding RNA-binding S4 domain-containing protein; this encodes MRIDKYLWCVRYFKTRSIATEAIKKGHVSVNGQTAKASREVFPMDKIVLRKDQINYVIKVLDIPLNRVGPKLVDIYRKDETPAEAFEHLELLKLSKEHYRAKGTGRPTKKDRRDIYDYLDDDNLEENETE